A single region of the Rattus rattus isolate New Zealand chromosome 8, Rrattus_CSIRO_v1, whole genome shotgun sequence genome encodes:
- the Pcsk7 gene encoding proprotein convertase subtilisin/kexin type 7 — protein sequence MPKGRQKVPRLDARLGLPICLCLELAIFFLVPQVMGLTEAGGLDTLGAGGLSWAVHLDSLEGERKEESLIQQANAVAQAAGLVNAGRIGELQGHYLFVQPAGHGQAMEAEAMRQQAEAVLAKHEAVRWHSEQRLLKRAKRSIHFNDPKYPQQWHLNNRRSPGRDINVTGVWERNVTGRGVTVVVVDDGVEHTVQDIAPNYSPEGSYDLNSNDPDPMPHPDEENGNHHGTRCAGEIAAVPNNSFCAVGVAYGSRIAGIRVLDGPLTDSMEAVAFNKHYQINDIYSCSWGPDDDGKTVDGPHQLGKAALQHGVMAGRQGFGSIFVVASGNGGQHNDNCNYDGYANSIYTVTIGAVDEEGRMPFYAEECASMLAVTFSGGDKMLRSIVTTDWDLQKGTGCTEGHTGTSAAAPLAAGMIALMLQVRPCLTWRDVQHIIVFTATQYEDHRADWLTNEAGFSHSHQHGFGLLNAWRLVNAAKIWTSVPYLASYVSPMLKENKAVPRSPHSLEVLWNVSRTDLEMSGLKTLEHVAVTVSITHPRRGSLELKLFCPSGMMSLIGAPRSMDSDPNGFNDWTFSTVRCWGERARGVYRLVIRDVGDEPLQVGILQQWQLTLYGSTWSPVDIKDRQSLLESAMSGKYLHDDFTLPCPPGLKIPEEDGYSITPNTLKTLVLVGCFSVFWTIYYMLEVCLSQRSKASTHGCRRGCCPWPPQSQNSKEVGTALESMPLCSSKDLDGVDSEHGDCTTASSLLAPELLGEADWNLSQNSKSDLDCPPHQPPDLLQGKDGQIC from the exons ATGccgaaagggagacagaaagtcCCACGCTTGGATGCCCGCCTGGGCCTGCctatctgcctctgtctggaaTTAGCCATCTTCTTTCTGGTTCCCCAGGTCATGGGCCTAACAGAGGCAGGTGGTCTTGACACCTTGGGTGCAGGGGGGCTAAGCTGGGCTGTACATCTGGACAGCCTAGaaggtgagaggaaggaagagagtctGATACAACAGGCAAATGCTGTGGCCCAGGCAGCGGGGCTGGTGAATGCTGGGCGCATTGGAGAGCTCCAGGGGCACTACCTCTTTGTCCAGCCAGCTGGGCACGGGCAAGCCATGGAGGCGGAGGCCATGCGGCAACAGGCAGAGGCTGTGTTAGCCAAGCATGAAGCTGTGCGCTGGCACTCAGAGCAGAGGCTGCTGAAGAGGGCCAAGCGCAGCATCCACTTCAATGATCCCAAGTATCCTCAACAGTGGCACCTG AATAATCGGCGGAGCCCAGGAAGAGACATCAATGTGACAGGTGTGTGGGAGAGAAATGTAACTGGGCGAGgggtgacggtggtggtggtggacgaCGGAGTGGAGCACACCGTCCAGGACATTGCACCCAACTAT AGCCCAGAGGGAAGCTATGACCTCAACTCTAATGACCCAGATCCTATGCCCCACCCTGATGAGGAGAACGGTAACCACCATGGGACCCGGTGTGCAGGAGAAATTGCAGCTGTGCCCAACAACAGCTTCtgtgcagtaggtgtggcctacGGGAGCCGAATAGCAG GTATCCGGGTGCTGGATGGACCACTCACAGACAGTATGGAAGCTGTGGCATTCAACAAACACTATCAGATCAATGACATCTACAGCTGCAG CTGGGGCCCCGATGATGATGGGAAGACAGTGGATGGTCCTCATCAGCTTGGGAAG GCTGCCTTACAACATGGAGTGATGGCTGGTCGCCAAGGCTTTGGAAGTATCTTTGTGGTTGCCAGTGGTAATGGTGGCCAGCACAATGACAACTGCAACTATGATGGCTATGCCAACTCCATCTACACTGTCACCATAG GAGCTGTGGATGAGGAGGGACGGATGCCTTTTTATGCAGAGGAGTGTGCCTCCATGCTGGCAGTCACCTTCAGTGGAGGAGACAAGATGCTGCGGAGCATT GTGACTACTGACTGGGACCTTCAGAAGGGCACTGGCTGCACTGAAGGCCACACAGGAACCTCAGCTGCAGCCCCTCTAGCAGCTGGCATGATAGCTCTCATGCTGCAGGTGCGACCCTGCCTCACGTGGCGGGATGTCCAGCACATCATTGTCTTCACAGCCACTCAG TATGAAGATCATCGTGCAGACTGGCTCACCAATGAGGCTGGATTCAGCCACAGCCATCAGCATGGTTTCGGCCTGCTCAATGCCTGGAGACTTGTCAATGCAGCCAAG ATCTGGACGTCTGTCCCTTACTTAGCTTCCTATGTCAGCCCCATGCTGAAAGAAAATAAGGCTGTTCCACGGTCCCCCCACTCTCTGGAGGTCCTATGGAATG TCAGCAGGACGGACCTGGAGATGTCGGGGCTGAAGACCCTGGAACATGTGGCGGTGACAGTCTCCATCACTCACCCACGACGTGGCAGCTTAGAACTGAAACTGTTTTGTCCCAGTGGCATGATGTCTTTGATCGGCGCGCCCCGCAGCATGGACTC GGACCCTAACGGCTTCAATGACTGGACATTTTCCACTGTGCGGTGCTGGGGGGAAAGAGCAAGAGGAGTCTACAGACTGGTTATCAGGGATGTAG GAGATGAGCCGCTCCAGGTGGGCATCCTCCAGCAGTGGCAGCTGACGCTGTATGGCTCCACGTGGAGTCCAGTAGACATCAAGGACAGACAAAG TCTCTTAGAAAGTGCTATGAGTGGAAAATACCTGCATGATGACTTCACTCTGCCTTGCCCACCTGGACTGAAAATTCCTGAGGAGGATGGTTACAGCATTACCCCTAACACACTCAAG ACCCTTGTGCTGGTTGGCTGCTTCAGTGTCTTCTGGACCATTTACTACATGCTAGAAGTGTGCCTGAGCCAGAGGAGCAAGGCTTCCACCCATGGCTGCAGGAGAGGATGCTGCCCCTGGCCCCCACAAAGCCAAAACTCCAAGGAAGTGGGGACAGCACTAGAATCAATGCCACTGTGCAGCAGCAAGGACCTGGATGGAGTGGATTCAGAGCATGGGGACTGCACAACTGCCTCTAGCTTGCTGGCCCCAGAGCTGCTGGGGGAAGCTGACTGGAATCTGTCCCAGAACAGTAAGAGTGACCTGGATTGTCCTCCCCACCAACCCCCAGACCTGCTGCAGGGGAAGGATGGACAGATCTGCTGA
- the Tagln gene encoding transgelin: MANKGPSYGMSREVQSKIEKKYDEELEERLVEWIVMQCGPDVGRPDRGRLGFQVWLKNGVILSKLVNSLYPEGAKPVKVPENPPSMVFKQMEQVAQFLKAAEDYGVTKTDMFQTVDLFEGKDMAAVQRTVMALGSLAVTKNDGHYRGDPNWFMKKAQEHKREFTDSQLQEGKHVIGLQMGSNRGASQAGMTGYGRPRQIIS; the protein is encoded by the exons ATGGCCAACAAGGGTCCATCCTATGGCATGAGCCGTGAAGTGCAGTCCAAGATTGAGAAGAAGTATGACGAGGAGCTGGAGGAGCGGCTAGTGGAGTGGATTGTAATGCAGTGTGGCCCTGATGTGGGCCGTCCAGATCGTGGGCGCCTGGGCTTCCAGGTGTGGCTGAAGAATGGCGTG ATTCTGAGCAAGTTGGTGAACAGCCTGTACCCCGAGGGAGCCAAGCCAGTGAAGGTGCCTGAGAACCCGCCCTCCATGGTCTTCAAGCAGATGGAACAGGTGGCTCAATTCTTGAAGGCAGCTGAGGATTATGGAGTGACCAAGACTGACATGTTCCAGACTGTTGACCTCTTTGAAG GAAAAGATATGGCAGCAGTGCAGAGGACCGTAATGGCTTTGGGCAGTTTGGCTGTGACCAAGAACGATGGACACTACCGTGGAGATCCCAACTGGTTTATGAA GAAAGCCCAGGAGCATAAGAGGGAGTTCACAGACAGTCAACTGCAGGAGGGGAAGCACGTCATTGGCCTTCAAATGGGCAGCAACAGAGGGGCCTCACAGGCTGGCATGACAGGCTATGGGCGACCCCGGCAGATCATCAGTTAG